The Ananas comosus cultivar F153 linkage group 2, ASM154086v1, whole genome shotgun sequence genome contains a region encoding:
- the LOC109706545 gene encoding succinate dehydrogenase subunit 7, mitochondrial-like: protein MASDLFSSLRRPRSQVAPPPPSLPHFPRRGYHVELGAREKALLEEDPALKKFKSYKSSVKQVSKIGNALTMLVIAACTYEIFAVATTKN, encoded by the exons atggCCTCCGACCTCTTCTCCTCCCTACGTCGCCCTCGCTCGCAG GTGGCGCCTCCACCGCCGTCGCTCCCTCACTTCCCGCGCCGTGGTTATCATGTCGAGCTCGGAGCTCGTGAGAAGGCG CTATTGGAAGAGGATCCTGCACTGAAGAAGTTCAAATCATACAAGAGTAGTGTCAAGCAGGTGTCAAAAATCGGAAATGCCCTTACAATGCTTGTAATTGCTG CTTGCACTtatgagatttttgcagtggcAACAACAAAGAACTAA
- the LOC109706508 gene encoding UMP-CMP kinase 3-like: protein MGIIDCDNASISCTLNLNEDASEGTSNGVFCIFVLGGPGSGKGTQCPKIVEHFGFTHLCAGDLLQAEVESGSENGKMIEQFKKEGKIVSSEVTVKLLQNAMQKSTTKKFVIDGFPRNEENRAAFENIVKIQPDFVLFFDCSQEELIRRLLNRNQGRVDDNIETISKRLRVYFDSTLPVIDYYSSRGKVHKIDAQRPVEEVFDDVKRVIYKHYSQKQGIKTFTLI from the exons ATGGGAATCATCGATTGTGATAACGCTTCGATATCATGTACTCTGAATTTGAATGAG GATGCAAGTGAAGGCACCTCAAATGGAGTCTTTTGTATATTCGTTTTAG GTGGTCCTGGAAGCGGCAAGGGCACCCAATGCCCCAAGATTGTCGAACATTTCGGGTTTACTCATCTCTGTGCTGGTGATCTACTTCAAGCGGAAGTCGAGTCTGGATCTGAAAATGG AAAAATGATCGAACAATTTAAGAAGGAAGGTAAAATTGTGTCCTCTGAGGTAACCGTTAAGCTTCTGCAGAATGCCATGCAGAAGAGCACAACCAAAAAATTCGTCATTGACGGCTTTCCACGCAACGAAGAAAATCGTGCTGCATTTGAGAATATT GTTAAGATCCAGCCAGACTTTGTACTGTTTTTTGATTGTTCGCAAGAGGAATTGATACGGCGCCTTTTGAATAGAAACCAG GGAAGAGTTGATGATAATATTGAAACCATATCAAAGCGACTTAGAGTTTATTTTGACTCCACCTTACCAGTAATTGATTATTACAGTTCAAGAGGAAAAGTTCACAAG ATTGATGCTCAAAGGCCCGTTGAAGAAGTGTTTGATGATGTCAAGAGAGTCATCTACAAACATTATTCACAAAAACAGGGGATAAAGACCTTCACTCTGATCTAA
- the LOC109724218 gene encoding gibberellin-regulated protein 11-like — translation MAMKLHLTVAILLLCVLTEVPLQKTVVVEADLVVPRDPNNKPVPILDCAGLCAGRCSQHSRPNLCARACGTCCSRCKCVPPGTSGNREMCGTCYTNMTTHGNRTKCP, via the exons ATGGCTATGAAGCTTCACCTCACAGTAGCAATATTACTCCTCTGTGTCCTCACTGAG GTTCCTCTTCAAAAAACAGTGGTGGTGGAAGCTGACCTG GTGGTTCCAAGAGATCCGAACAACAAACCGGTCCCTATCCTTG ACTGTGCGGGGCTGTGCGCGGGGCGGTGCAGCCAACACTCGCGGCCGAACTTGTGCGCTCGGGCGTGCGGCACTTGCTGCTCCAGGTGCAAATGCGTGCCGCCGGGCACCTCCGGCAACCGCGAGATGTGCGGCACGTGCTACACCAACATGACCACCCACGGCAACAGGACCAAGTGCCCTTAG
- the LOC109706605 gene encoding mitogen-activated protein kinase kinase kinase NPK1-like, with the protein MKREETTFGGSAMQDLFGSVRRSFVGRPNPSAEERSNGGGVSRIAEKIGSCLRKSRVGLDIGLGLGFLPKSLTPPRRIASTAAAEVEAPQIRWRKGELIGCGAFGHVYMGMNLDSGELIAIKQVLIGASNASKAKAQAHIRELEEEVKLLKNLSHPNIVRYLGTAREEETLNILLEFVPGGSISSLLGKFGSFPEAVIRMYTKQLLQGLEYLHRNGIIHRDIKGANILVDNKGCIKLADFGASKQVAKLATMTAAKSMKGTPYWMAPEVIVQSGHSFSADIWSVGCTVIEMATGKPPWSQQYQEVAALFHVGTTKSHPPIPEHLSLEAKDFLLKCLQEEPSLRPTASDLLQHPFVTGEIEDPHQSSHAMKKLLELWGLCIPSNLFNGLNNDNCDHCSCSTMKSNNVLRAGPIWDSMNNDDMCQFADADDFPVVGSSFNPMSEPFDEWPCNLKISAEIKMSQKDFGELLNGAPNGGKDRENEFTFPCDSMCDDDDEVTESKIRAFLDEKALDLKKLQTPLYEFYNTLNATNSRCVTSICNENIMANSKLPPKCKSSPKKVVSGTSTPQSDNENNNNLSPGSCSMRASVSTLENSRILREIASPEWGDSLQDAKQEPTSASVSASEKERKWKEELDMELERGREMRQAGLGKTSSPKEKGPNRKRDRQRFTSPTK; encoded by the exons ATGAAGAGGGAGGAGACTACCTTCGGCGGAAGCGCGATGCAAGACCTCTTCGGATCCGTGCGCCGATCCTTCGTCGGAAGACCAAACCCTAGCGCGGAGGAGAGATCCAACGGCGGAGGGGTGAGCCGGATCGCGGAGAAGATCGGATCTTGCCTCAGGAAATCGAGGGTCGGATTGGAcatagggttagggttagggttcttGCCCAAGAGCCTAACCCCGCCCCGAAGGATTGCAAGCACCGCTGCCGCCGAGGTCGAGGCCCCTCAGATCCGGTGGAGGAAGGGGGAGCTTATCGGTTGCGGCGCCTTTGGACACGTCTATATGGGCATGAATCTAGATTCCGGGGAGCTAATCGCCATTAAGCAG GTTTTGATCGGTGCGAGCAATGCTTCCAAAGCAAAAGCCCAA GCTCATATCAGGGAACTCGAGGAAGAAGTGAAGCTTCTCAAGAACCTTTCTCATCCGAACATTGTT AGATACTTGGGAACTGCAAGAGAGGAAGAGACATTAAATATCCTGTTAGAGTTTGTTCCGGGCGGATCTATTTCATCATTGCTTGGGAAATTTGGATCATTTCCTGAGGCT GTTATTAGAATGTACACGAAACAGCTTTTGCAAGGATTAGAGTATCTACATCGTAATGGAATTATACACAGGGATATAAAG GGGGCAAACATACTTGTCGATAACAAAGGTTGCATTAAGCTTGCCGACTTTGGGGCATCTAAGCAAGTTGCTAAGCTG GCAACTATGACAGCTGCTAAGTCTATGAAAGGTACTCCGTATTGGATGGCACCAGAAGTAATTGTTCAAAGTGGACATAGCTT CTCTGCTGACATTTGGAGTGTTGGTTGTACTGTTATTGAAATGGCTACTGGTAAACCGCCGTGGAGCCAGCAATATCAAGAG GTTGCCGCATTATTCCATGTGGGGACAACAAAGTCACATCCACCTATTCCAGAGCATCTCTCCTTGGAGGCCAAGGATTTTCTTCTGAAATGCTTACAGGA AGAACCAAGCTTGCGGCCTACTGCATCAGATCTGCTCCAG CATCCATTTGTTACGGGAGAAATTGAGGATCCACATCAATCAAGTC ATGCAATGAAAAAACTGCTTGAATTATGGGGATTATGTATACCTTCAAATCTGTTTAACGGCTTGAATAATGATAACTGTGATCATTGCAGCTGCTCAACTATGAAATCTAATAACGTCTTGAGAGCCGGTCCAATCTGGGATTCTATGAACAATGACGACATGTGTCAATTTGCTGATGCAGATGATTTTCCAGTGGTTGGATCA AGCTTCAATCCAATGTCTGAACCATTTGATGAGTGGCCATGCAATCTCAAGATAAGTGCAGAAATAAAAATGAGTCAAAAAGACTTTGGTGAATTGTTAAATGGTGCTCCCAACGGTGGTAAGGATAGGGAAAATGAGTTCACTTTCCCTTGTGACTCAATgtgtgatgatgatgatgaagtcACAGAGTCAAAAATTAGGGCTTTTCTTGATGAGAAG GCTCTCGATCTAAAGAAACTGCAGACACCTTTATATGAGTTCTACAACACCTTGAATGCCACCAATTCTCGATGTGTTACCAGTATTTGCAATGAAAATATAATGGCTAATTCAAAATTGCCTCCTAAATGCAAGTCTTCACCAAAGAAGGTTGTTAGTGGGACATCTACGCCACAGTCTGATaatgagaataataataatttgagcCCTGGGAGCTGCAGCATGCGTGCTTCGGTCAGCACTTTGGAGAATAGTCGAATTTTAAGAGAAATAGCTTCTCCTGAGTGGGGCGATTCTCTTCAAGATGCTAAACAAGAACCAACCAGCGCAAG TGTAAGCGCCTCtgagaaagaaaggaagtgGAAAGAAGAGCTGGAtatggagcttgagagaggaagag AAATGCGCCAAGCTGGCCTTGGTAAAACATCTTCTCCAAAGGAAAAAGGCCCGAACCGAAAGAGAGACCGACAACGGTTCACATCTCCAACCAAGTGA
- the LOC109724209 gene encoding snakin-2-like: MALKLALFLLACFLLASTRVSSDSEEAFTEAAMAPYVPATPPALAPAPHKIIDTKECVGACKERCSLHSRKNVCSRACLTCCSVCKCVPAGTAGNKETCGKCYTDWQTHGNRTKCP; the protein is encoded by the exons ATGGCTCTTAAACTGGCACTGTTTCTGCTAGCATGTTTTCTCCTTGCGAGCACCAGAGTCTCATCAGACTCAGAAGAAGCATTTACAGAG gcTGCTATGGCGCCCTATGTCCCAGCAACTCCTCCGGCCCTGGCTCCTGCACCTCACAAAATTATTGATACTAAAG AATGCGTCGGAGCGTGCAAGGAGAGGTGCAGCCTGCACTCGCGGAAGAATGTGTGCAGCCGGGCGTGCCTCACTTGCTGCAGCGTGTGCAAGTGCGTCCCCGCAGGCACCGCCGGCAACAAGGAGACCTGCGGCAAGTGCTACACTGATTGGCAGACCCACGGCAACAGGACCAAATGCCCTTAA